The region CATTTTAAAGAGAGCACAAGCTACTCTACAATTCAATCTAAAATTCAACTATCACtaattttcaaaaccatgaaTCAAACAAAATTAATTTTTCTCTTAGCTACATCAGCTCTAATTTAGTCTCAACTTAATATATTTAAcctttttaaaataaaattacTTTATTTAGTTTTTAACGTTTCTTAAGAAAAATAATATTTTCCCCAAATTTCTTTAACACCAATAGTTTAATAACTTAAATATATACTTCAAAATCAAAACAGTAGACCATCAAATTTTAACTTTATTTTGATTTGGGGCAGAAAAATCGGTCTTGAGGATAATTTGGAACGATCCGTTGATATACAAAAGCCATGAaatttttcttccattttcaaaTATGGTACTTAAGAAACACTTCGAAAAATTACTCAATCCGTTGAAGCAGAGATTTGAACAGTTCAACAAACTAAAAATGACATTGacttaaaaaagaaaaaatttaAGAGCTATTACAAACTCTACATTTCTACTAACATTAACAATTCCCTAACCACCAAAGCCATAAAGGGTCCTTCCCTGCCTCTTAAGCGCATAAACAACATCCATAGCAGTAACGGTTTTCCGGCGAGCGTGTTCAGTGTAAGTCACGGCATCACGAATCACATTTTCAAGAAATATCTTCAGGACACCGCGAGTTTCTTCATAAATCAAACCGCTAATACGCTTCACACCACCGCGTCTGGCGAGACGACGAATCGCAGGCTTGGTAATTCCTTGAATGTTATCTCTCAGAACTTTGCGATGACGTTTGGCTCCACCTTTTCCCAAACCCTTTCCTCCTTTACCTCTTCCAGACATAGTAGATTGCTTGAAGAAGCTTGTTGCTTGATTGTTACCGTGAGGTTTTTGGAGATGATAGTGGTGTGTTGAAAGATTGGGTGCGAGGGGTTTATATTGGATTTGAGATGATGAATGTTTTGCCGTTGGATTGGATGGTTATCCGTGGGAAAGAGCTATATCTAGATATTAACCGTTGGATTATAAATGATTGGCTGAGAATTGTAAAAAAGGTATCACGCGGATCGCCAGGCTGGCTGGTTTCAATTTTAACCGGGGAGATTGGCTTTTTGGTTACATTATAATGATCTCTTACAGTAATAAAAGATTTACTCTTTTCCAATTTAAAACAAAATAATGCTCTTCATCCTAAATTACACAATATTTTAAGCATTTTACACAAATTAAAAGATGTAATTAATTGTGTTTAATTAAATTATAAAAgaatttataaaatattatttattaatagGATAAGTTTAAATAATtataaaaagaataataaatCATAGATTGTACGGTAAAAAATAAAGATCAATGTCATAAAATAACATATATATTTTGAAAAAA is a window of Lathyrus oleraceus cultivar Zhongwan6 chromosome 6, CAAS_Psat_ZW6_1.0, whole genome shotgun sequence DNA encoding:
- the LOC127093513 gene encoding histone H4, with protein sequence MSGRGKGGKGLGKGGAKRHRKVLRDNIQGITKPAIRRLARRGGVKRISGLIYEETRGVLKIFLENVIRDAVTYTEHARRKTVTAMDVVYALKRQGRTLYGFGG